Proteins found in one Perca fluviatilis chromosome 9, GENO_Pfluv_1.0, whole genome shotgun sequence genomic segment:
- the si:ch211-162e15.3 gene encoding protein NCBP2AS2: MLARMLFNLLNNLHVVEKLAESRPIRRAAQITAYAITKAQIAGRDASERVMRSQTLRQVRDEAGRVPGDLGEMGSRLRRVRETFVKEVKEGLKDGSRQIKK; the protein is encoded by the coding sequence ATGCTCGCTCGTATGTTATTTAACCTCCTGAACAACCTCCATGTCGTTGAGAAGTTGGCAGAGTCTCGACCGATTCGCAGGGCGGCCCAGATAACAGCCTACGCCATCACCAAAGCTCAGATAGCCGGCAGGGATGCCTCTGAGCGGGTCATGCGGTCCCAGACGCTGCGGCAGGTCCGGGACGAGGCCGGCAGAGTCCCTGGTGACCTGGGAGAGATGGGCAGCCGCCTCAGGCGAGTCAGAGAAACATTTGTGAAAGAAGTGAAGGAGGGATTAAAGGACGGATCCAGACAGATCAAGAAATAA